GCAGAACAGGAGCGAACGTCAAGCTGATGGAAACTATGGCGCTATTTCCCCAACCAAGGACACTTAGACTCGTGGGTGGTCCTGTGAGTGGTCACAAAGCACCAAATTGACGGCGCAACGCGGTGTTCGTCGCTAGGACAGACGCGGTTACCTCGGATCCAAATGTATCAACAAGGTTGACAGGTTGAACAGTGGGTGAAATTGGTTTCCAACAGCTTTGACTACGACAAGAAACATGCCAGAAAATTACCTTGCTAGGCCGCAAATAAATATAGTGGCTTTGGCTATGGTCTGATCATTAAACCGTGTTATCTTCAGGGTGGAACTGGCCACGGTTTGACGTCTTGGGTCTTCCATCTCTAGAATTAATAAGATGGTAATAGCATGAAAAAGGGAGGGACAAGAGGATAAAACCAAACAAAGGAATTTCGGAGAGTGGACGTTTTCCGTAAAGCGATCGATCAGTTGTTCTGTCTTACATGGGAGGTTAGATGGAGTTGCAGGGAGGTAGTTGGATAGACAACACATCAGCCACTTGAACGGCCTGGGTACTTAACAAACTCGTCATCCCTGAGTATGGCATAATGGGAGTATCTCTTCAACCTGTCACATCTGCCCTTAGATATAGGTGATACTGTCTTTCGCAGCTTGAATCCCAGTTTGCCAGCCTTTGTTGAGATTGTGCCAATGGTGTTGCCTGCTGCCTGTGATCCCCCTTTGTCCTTCTCATTCTACACTCAGCACCCTTTGATCCTTCCAATTTTCATCGGGACTTCACAAGAGGATAGATTGAACAATGGGATGATGAGGGACGGAGTTACTGTTTCGGCTAGGCTATTAAAACCGCGGCTTTCGCCTGTAGACAACACTTTCTACGCAATCTTCTAATCCCTTCACCAGAGAACACCACTACCCATGGAGCCAAAACCAACCATCAAGTTCAAGCTAAATGGGGTATCTCATTCCGGGGCTGACATTGATAACTTTGAACTCCAAGCTTGCTATCGCGCTCTTGACAACCTGCGGAGCTTGTTGTTTCAAGCACCAATGCTGGAGCTTCTGAGAGATCAAATCGAGGAAGGAAACCACTATTTTGAATCGCTGATTCACGCCTCTCAAGGGGAATACAGAGAATGCAGAATGTACATGAAAGTTGCCGGGGTTTTGGCGACAGAGCTGAGGACAATCTGCAGCCGCTGGCAGCTCTCCCAACCCATCGACGAGATGGCACGAATGTTTATATTCCCGACGCACCCTGAAAACTATGTGGTTATGCATTCATCAGGAGTCCCCGCCAGAAGTGGGCCAGACTGTGGGGTAGAGGTCATTGGGGAGCACATGGCCAAGGTTCGATTTGTCAGTCTCATGGACGGAGAGATCCCGAAATGGATGGCGGGGCAGCGAGAGGACGAGTATGAAATGGTAGAGTACTTAGTCGCGAAACTGGACAGTGGGAACATATTCTTCTATATCATGAACGAGTTCATGGATACAGAGGGCGGTTGCAAGATCAAACTGCGGGCCTTTTTCCCATCTGCTTCGCCATGGTCATTGGTCAGTCAGCATGCTGAACATCTTGCGGTCGAGTTTCGAAATCTTATTCAAATGGTCTATGGGGCCATCGAGGAACTTGAAGACAGCTATTGATCATTTTTGCGACCGAGATagacatcatcatcgtcggcCCTCGGGGCCAGAAATCATGGGGGTATTCCAGACCGTCAGTTTTGTTTCTCAATTGGGTTTCTAGAATTCAAGCATTATTGGATAGATTATCCATGGGTCCAAAGGTCATTGTCGAGTAGATACAGTAGGCCCTTGGGGCTTATCAAACTTGCAAGGAGAACTGGATGTTCAGTAATTCAAGTAGGTTCAGTGATTCGAGTAGTTCTCAAAAGCCGGAGGGGGACCAAAACCAATTCGAAGGCCTTCCACTACCGTTAGACCGtgtgataaaaaaaaaggcttcCAGTGGTAGGTACAAGCCAAGCTGAAAGGTCTGCTTGCATGGCCACAATTCGGTCCGCGGGGAAGAGACCGAGGATTGGACGAATAGATCAGGGGGAGTCCACGGCCGGGGCCTGAGAGTCAACAATTTCCAACACCTGTGACCTGTAGTCCAAAGCGAATGCTAGGTCTGGGACGTCCTCGATTAAAAGCGCGGCCATCGTTGTTGGATCTGATAACCGCGAAGCATACGTTGACACAGCCATCACCGCCCGCCGAGCTGCCACCGCTTCCAGACTCGCCTTCCTCAACTACCTTCACCCACTCTGTGCCCCCCCATTCCACACAGGCTTTTTCCATTATGACTTCTGACGAATCTGAGAAACATGGCTCCGTCTTTTCGGTCTCCGGCCCTGTCGTCGTGGCCGAGAACATGATCGGTTGTGCCATGTACGAGTTGGTAGGCAGCCCCAGCTCCGAGATCGTGGAGAACCCCAGATGTTGACCGTATAGTGTCGTGTCGGTCATGACCTACTTGTCGGTGAGGTTATTCGTATCGACCAAGACAAGGCCACCATTCAGGTCTACGAGGAAACAGGTAGAGCTTCGCAACCCCTCAACCCCGCATGATTTCATCATGCACCCAAAGAGCTATGCTGACCATTATGACCTTTAAACAACAGACGGATTGACTGTCGGCGACCCTGTTACGAGGACAGGAAAGCCCCTGTCAGTCGAACTTGGCCCCGGTCTGATGGAGACAATCTACGACGGTATTCAGCGACCCCTCAAAGCCATCGCGGACCAATCGAAGGGTATCTACATTCCCCGTGGTATTTCGGTCAATGCCTTGGACCGTGAGCGCAAGTGGGATTACAAGCCTACTAGCTTCAAGGTCGGCGACCATATCACTGGTGGTGACGTTTGGGGTACCGTGTTCGAGAATAGTCTGGTCAACGACCACAAGATCCTGCTGCCTCCTCGTGCACGTGGTACCATTACTCGGATTGCTCCTGCTGGCAGCTACACTGTCGATGAGAAGCTGCTCGAGGTGGAATTCGATGGGAAGAAGTCTGAGTTTGGTATGATGCAGACTTGGCCCGTCCGTGTTCCCCGCCCGGTTAGCGACAGGCTGTCCGCCGACGCGCCCTTCATCGTCGGCCAGAGAGTGTTGGATGCTCTCTTCCCTAGCGTCCAGGGTGGTACTGTCTGCATTCCTGGCGCCTTCGGGTGTGGAAAGACTGTCATTTCTCAGAGTGTGTCCAAGTTCTCGAACAGTGATATCATCGTCTATGTTGGTTGCGGTGAGCGTGGTAACGAGATGGCTGAGGTGTTGATGGATTTCCCTGAAGTACTTACCCTCCCCAAACTTGGCGCgatagttttttttttaactaaCCGTCACTTCGTTCGCAGCTCTCTATTGACGTCGATGGCCGCAAGGAGCCTATCATGAAGCGTACCTGCCTGATCGCCAACACCTCCAACATGCCCGTAGCCGCCCGTGAGGCCTCAATTTACACCGGTATCACTATTGCCGAATACTTCCGTGATCAGGGCAAGGATGTGGCTATGATGGCAGACTCCAGTTCCCGTTGGGCTGAGGCTCTGCGTGAGATCTCAGGTCGTCTGGGTGAGATGCCTGCTGACCAAGGTTTCCCTGCGTACCTGGGAGCTAAGCTGGCCTCTTTCTACGAGCGTGCTGGAAAGAGCAGTGCTCTTGGCAGCCCCGAGCGTGTGGGCAGTGTCAGCATCGTTGGTGCTGTCAGCCCGCCCGGTGGTGATTTCTCTGATCCCGTCACCAGCAGTACCCTGGGTATTGTCCAGGTGTTCTGGGGTCTTGACAAGAAGCTCGCACAGCGCAAGCACTTCCCTTCGGTCAATACCTCCATCTCCTACAGCAAGTACACCTCAATTTTGGACAAGTACTACGAAAAGGATCACCCAGAATTCCCTCGTCTGCGCGACCAGATTCGTGAGCTTTTGGCCAAGTCCGAGGAACTGGACCAGGTCGTCCAACTGGTTGGTAAGGCCGCGCTGGGTGATTCGGATAAGATCACACTGGACGTGGCCAGCTTGCTCAAGGAAGACTTCCTCCAGCAGAACGGATACAGTGACTACGATCAATTCTGCCCCCTGTGGAAGACCGAGTACATGATGAAGGCCTTCGTAGGCTACCACAATGAGGCTCAAAAGGCTATTGCTCAGGGTCAGAACTGGAACAAGGTCCGTGAGGCTACTGCTGATATCCAGAGTGCTCTGCGCGGCATGAAGTTCGAGGTTCCGGAGGACGAGGCGGAGATCTCGGCCAAGTACGAGAAGATCCTCCAGTCCATGACTGAGCGATTCGCCTCCGTCTCGGACGAGTGAAAGTGGCATCTTGACTTAGCATGTATTTTCCTTTAGACGACTGTTCGAGCACATTCCCCTGTAGTTATTGTGTCCAACTCaacttgctttttttcattttggtGGCCTTTGTGTTGTATAATTTCCAGGTGTACAACACAACGTGTGGCCTGTACGCGTCAGGCAGCACAAGACTGGTGCACCTGACCGGGGGATGAGGAGCTAATAGCGTAATTGGACAAGTAGAACGATTGTATTTCTTTAGAAAATTCGACCTGGAACACTGTACAGTTGTGAACCATCGGTGCTTTGATTGCAGCCTAAGCAGAGAGCCTGCCGCTCCGGACGCCACTACATCACCGCCTTCGAGTCCACCAAACAATCCCTCCATTTGCATCGTGCACCTCCCCGGTTCTACTTTATTCAACTTCTCCGTTGCCTcgtttttcttgttttcaattttttttcaatttcttgCTTAGAAAGCATTCTTCATATCCCAAATCGCCAGCCATGGCAAGCCCCACGTCCGGCTACTCGTGCGCAAACCCCCTGTCCCTTTCCGATGCGGTCTGGCTAATCTCCGTGCAGCATAAACGTCAATGACCCCGGCTTGATTTCGCTGGTCAACAAGCTTCAAGATGTCTTTTCCACAGTCGGTGTATGTATATCTACTCAGACGTTACTGCTCAATTGTGATTCCAAGGACACCATGTGTGCTGATACTGTCGCTCGCTTCTAGGTACAAAACCCGATCGATCTGCCTCAAATCGCCGTTGTCGGATCACAGTCTAGTGGAAAGAGTTCAGTGCTAGAGAATATCGTCGGCCGGGATTTGTATGTTGGTTATTTTGGGGGGCTTGCGCGGCCCTATCCACACACACCTTCGGTGGCGGGGCATGCGACACCTCGTCAACAATAATTGCTAACCAAGTTTTTGCCTTGTAGCTTACCTCGTGGCTCTGGAATCGTGACTCGGAGACCTCTTATCCTACAACTGATTAATAAATCTCCCACCACGAATGGTGAGGCCAAGTTGGAGACAACGGACAGCGAGTCCAACGTTAACGAGTATGGTGAATTCCTGCACCTCCCCGGGGAGAAGTTCTTCGACTTCAACAAGATTCGGGATGAGA
Above is a window of Penicillium digitatum chromosome 2, complete sequence DNA encoding:
- a CDS encoding Vacuolar ATP synthase catalytic subunit A, putative, translated to MTSDESEKHGSVFSVSGPVVVAENMIGCAMYELCRVGHDLLVGEVIRIDQDKATIQVYEETDGLTVGDPVTRTGKPLSVELGPGLMETIYDGIQRPLKAIADQSKGIYIPRGISVNALDRERKWDYKPTSFKVGDHITGGDVWGTVFENSLVNDHKILLPPRARGTITRIAPAGSYTVDEKLLEVEFDGKKSEFGMMQTWPVRVPRPVSDRLSADAPFIVGQRVLDALFPSVQGGTVCIPGAFGCGKTVISQSVSKFSNSDIIVYVGCGERGNEMAEVLMDFPELSIDVDGRKEPIMKRTCLIANTSNMPVAAREASIYTGITIAEYFRDQGKDVAMMADSSSRWAEALREISGRLGEMPADQGFPAYLGAKLASFYERAGKSSALGSPERVGSVSIVGAVSPPGGDFSDPVTSSTLGIVQVFWGLDKKLAQRKHFPSVNTSISYSKYTSILDKYYEKDHPEFPRLRDQIRELLAKSEELDQVVQLVGKAALGDSDKITLDVASLLKEDFLQQNGYSDYDQFCPLWKTEYMMKAFVGYHNEAQKAIAQGQNWNKVREATADIQSALRGMKFEVPEDEAEISAKYEKILQSMTERFASVSDE